Proteins from one Coffea arabica cultivar ET-39 chromosome 8c, Coffea Arabica ET-39 HiFi, whole genome shotgun sequence genomic window:
- the LOC113706438 gene encoding peptidyl-prolyl cis-trans isomerase FKBP13, chloroplastic: MNSMPFSLRTCTTPINRYILTSTPRLVVNQNLRNAESSVIKFSSNRNSSFDANSKEPSISSGICSRRGAIGIGLCFSLVEFILQPEPTAAAEATPCEFTETPSGLAFCDKVSGDGPQAEKGQLIKAHYTGKLVNGTVFDSSYNRGKPLTFRVGVGEVIKGWDQGILGGDGVPPMLTGGKRTLKIPPELAYGARGAGCRGGTCIIPPNSVLLFDVEFVGKA, encoded by the exons ATGAACTCAATGCCATTTTCCCTTCGGACTTGCACCACTCCCATAAACCGCTACATCCTTACATCCACTCCCAGATTAGTAGTCAATCAGAATTTGCGCAACGCTGAATCTTCTGTTATAAAGTTTTCGAGCAACCGAAACAGTAGTTTCGATGCAAATTCAAAAGAACCGAGCATAAGCTCAGGTATATGCAGCAGAAGAGGAGCAATTGGCATTGGTCTTTGCTTCAGTTTGGTTGAGTTCATCCTACAGCCGGAACCAACTGCTGCTGCAGAAGCCACCCCCTGTGAATTCACTGAAACCCCTTCAGGACTTGCATTCTGTGACAAGGTTTCGGGCGACGGCCCTCAAGCTGAAAAGGGACAACTCATTAAG GCACATTACACAGGGAAATTGGTGAATGGGACAGTCTTTGATAGCAGTTACAATCGGGGAAAGCCTCTTACATTTCGTGTTGGTGTTGGTGAG GTAATCAAAGGCTGGGATCAGGGCATTCTAGGTGGTGATGGGGTTCCCCCGATGTTGACTG GAGGTAAAAGGACCCTGAAAATTcctccagaacttgcatatggTGCAAGAGGCGCTGGCTGTAGAGGTG GTACTTGTATTATTCCCCCAAACTCTGTTCTTCTGTTTGATGTTGAGTTCGTTGGAAAGGCTTAG